In Prosthecochloris sp. GSB1, the following proteins share a genomic window:
- the bchF gene encoding 2-vinyl bacteriochlorophyllide hydratase has product MPRYTPEQLERRNASVWTKVQGILAPIQFLFFIAGLTVTLLYKTGAGIDDFAWVTFFVVLKTFIFVLIFVTGAFFEKEVFDEYVFAPEFFWEDAGSAIAMVVHVSYFVLFFMGLDENVLVWTALLAYLSYLINAAQFLIRLLVEKMHARKAEARQAS; this is encoded by the coding sequence ATGCCTCGCTATACACCTGAACAACTCGAACGCAGAAACGCGTCAGTATGGACGAAAGTCCAGGGAATTCTCGCTCCGATCCAATTCCTTTTCTTCATTGCCGGCCTCACGGTCACCCTCCTCTATAAAACAGGAGCAGGCATAGACGACTTCGCCTGGGTAACCTTCTTCGTCGTCTTGAAAACGTTTATCTTCGTGCTGATTTTCGTCACGGGGGCATTCTTCGAAAAAGAGGTGTTCGATGAGTACGTCTTCGCTCCCGAGTTTTTCTGGGAGGATGCCGGCAGCGCAATCGCCATGGTCGTCCATGTATCCTACTTCGTGCTGTTCTTCATGGGACTCGACGAAAACGTTCTTGTCTGGACGGCTCTTCTCGCATATCTCAGCTACCTGATCAACGCCGCTCAGTTCCTGATCCGCCTGCTCGTGGAAAAAATGCACGCAAGAAAAGCGGAAGCACGACAGGCGTCATAA
- a CDS encoding FAD-dependent oxidoreductase — protein MKAAIFGAGVAGLSAAIELVDRGYNVELYEKRKVLGGKVSVWKDDDGDSVESGLHIVFGGYQQLQSYLKRVGAEDNYLWKEHSLIYAESDGKQSFFKKANLPSPWAEVVGGLQTDFLSMGDKLSLIRGLYPALAGNEEYFRSQDHMTYSEWHRLRGASEHSLQKLWRAIALAMNFIEPNVISARPMLTIFKYFGTDYAATKFAFFRENPGDSMIEPMRQYIQSRGGRIFIDAKLSRFELNDDSSVKKAFLSDGHVVEADAYISALPVHSVKKILPGQWLHHDYFSNLFQFTGSPVANCQLWFDRKITDTDNLMFSQGTVFATFADVSNTCPGDFQPGMGTANGGSVMSLVLAPAHQLMDMPQEVITEMVIKDIHDRFPKSRQAKLLKSTIVKIPESVYKAVPDIDKFRPDQTSPIGNFYLAGDYTYQRYLASMEGAALSGRQVAEKLHARSAG, from the coding sequence GTGAAAGCAGCAATCTTCGGTGCAGGCGTCGCGGGTCTCAGCGCGGCTATTGAGCTCGTCGACCGCGGTTACAACGTCGAACTCTACGAAAAAAGAAAAGTTCTGGGCGGCAAGGTCTCCGTCTGGAAAGACGACGACGGCGATTCTGTCGAATCCGGCCTGCACATCGTCTTTGGCGGATACCAGCAGTTGCAGAGCTATCTCAAAAGAGTCGGAGCCGAGGACAACTACCTCTGGAAGGAACACTCCCTGATATATGCCGAATCCGACGGAAAGCAGTCGTTCTTCAAAAAAGCCAATCTGCCGAGTCCCTGGGCGGAGGTTGTCGGCGGGCTGCAGACGGATTTTCTGAGCATGGGCGACAAGCTTTCGCTCATCAGGGGCCTTTACCCGGCACTCGCGGGCAACGAGGAGTATTTCCGAAGCCAGGATCATATGACCTATTCCGAATGGCACCGGCTGCGGGGAGCATCGGAACATTCACTGCAGAAACTCTGGAGGGCGATCGCGCTGGCGATGAACTTCATCGAGCCGAACGTCATCAGCGCCAGACCGATGCTTACGATCTTCAAGTACTTCGGAACCGATTACGCCGCGACCAAATTCGCGTTTTTCAGGGAGAACCCCGGAGATTCCATGATCGAACCCATGCGTCAGTATATCCAGAGCAGGGGGGGAAGGATTTTCATCGACGCGAAGCTGTCTCGTTTCGAGTTGAACGATGACTCGAGCGTCAAAAAGGCGTTTCTCTCTGACGGACATGTCGTCGAGGCCGACGCATACATTTCAGCGCTCCCCGTACACAGCGTAAAGAAAATTCTGCCCGGGCAGTGGCTGCATCACGACTACTTCTCGAACCTTTTCCAGTTCACTGGCAGCCCGGTCGCGAACTGCCAGTTGTGGTTCGACAGAAAAATCACCGATACCGACAACCTGATGTTTTCGCAGGGAACGGTTTTCGCGACATTCGCCGACGTGTCAAACACCTGTCCGGGAGATTTCCAGCCGGGGATGGGCACAGCCAATGGCGGAAGCGTCATGAGCCTTGTGCTCGCACCGGCTCACCAGCTCATGGATATGCCCCAGGAAGTGATCACCGAAATGGTGATAAAAGACATTCACGACCGGTTCCCGAAATCCCGGCAGGCGAAACTGCTGAAATCAACCATCGTCAAGATACCCGAGTCGGTCTACAAGGCCGTGCCAGATATCGACAAGTTCAGGCCGGACCAGACAAGCCCGATCGGCAATTTCTACCTCGCTGGCGACTATACCTACCAGCGCTATCTCGCCTCGATGGAAGGCGCTGCTCTCAGCGGTCGGCAGGTGGCGGAAAAACTCCATGCCAGATCGGCGGGCTGA
- a CDS encoding chlorophyllide a reductase iron protein subunit X — MTPRTIALYGKGGIGKSFTTTNLSATFAMMGKKVLQLGCDPKHDSTTSLFGGLSLPTVTEVFAEKNARNETVAISDIVFRRDIPGLPQPVYGIELGGPQVGRGCGGRGIISGFDVLEKLGIFDWSIDIILMDFLGDVVCGGFATPLARSLSEEVVLLSTNDRQSIFTANNICRANNYFRTVGGQSKLLGMIINRDDGSGIAEKYARAAGINVLMKMPYNPEARNRDDSFDFAIRIPEIAEQFRRLATDILERNIPPSEARGLDFGEFVRLFGEVSDASPVPAKPEELLTSGGTPERLVNDGAATGNEKLFACISKLPENEQRIYRMMELEKMSAAETAALEETDQAEVLETLARARATLKKLFFSS; from the coding sequence GTGACACCAAGAACCATTGCCCTTTACGGAAAAGGCGGAATCGGCAAAAGCTTCACGACGACCAATCTCAGCGCGACATTCGCCATGATGGGCAAAAAAGTGCTGCAACTCGGCTGCGACCCGAAACACGACTCGACGACCTCGCTCTTTGGCGGACTGTCGCTGCCGACGGTGACGGAAGTCTTCGCGGAAAAAAACGCGAGAAACGAAACTGTGGCAATAAGCGACATCGTGTTCCGCCGGGACATCCCCGGACTCCCGCAGCCCGTTTACGGCATCGAACTCGGAGGACCACAGGTCGGGCGCGGCTGCGGAGGACGAGGCATCATTTCCGGGTTCGACGTCCTCGAAAAACTCGGCATCTTCGACTGGAGTATCGACATCATCCTCATGGATTTTCTCGGCGACGTCGTCTGCGGCGGTTTCGCTACACCGCTTGCCCGATCGCTCAGTGAAGAGGTCGTCCTGCTCTCGACCAACGACCGCCAGTCGATCTTCACGGCGAACAATATCTGCAGGGCGAATAACTACTTCAGGACCGTCGGCGGACAGTCGAAGCTTCTCGGCATGATAATCAACCGTGACGACGGAAGCGGCATAGCCGAAAAATACGCCCGCGCAGCGGGGATAAACGTGCTGATGAAAATGCCCTACAACCCCGAGGCAAGAAACCGCGACGACAGCTTCGATTTCGCGATCCGCATCCCGGAAATCGCAGAGCAGTTCAGGCGTCTCGCGACCGACATTCTCGAACGCAACATCCCTCCGTCGGAAGCTCGAGGGCTTGATTTCGGAGAATTCGTCAGGCTGTTCGGAGAGGTCAGCGACGCAAGCCCCGTACCCGCAAAACCCGAGGAATTGCTTACGTCGGGCGGTACCCCGGAACGCCTGGTAAACGACGGGGCCGCGACCGGAAACGAAAAACTTTTCGCCTGCATATCGAAACTTCCCGAAAACGAACAGCGGATCTACCGGATGATGGAGCTTGAAAAAATGAGCGCCGCCGAGACAGCGGCGCTCGAAGAGACGGACCAGGCCGAAGTGCTCGAAACCCTCGCCCGTGCGAGAGCCACCCTCAAAAAGCTTTTCTTCAGCAGTTGA
- a CDS encoding NAD(P)/FAD-dependent oxidoreductase, producing the protein MSETLYDVVIVGGGPAGSSAAIYTARADLRTIVLDKDPHAGALGMAHVIANYPGVRSGISGMELLLTMRSQAESFGAEFAREKVIGLDLREHVKKAFTASGKMFSGRTLLLATGSMGKSSEIDGERELVGAGVSYCATCDAAFYKGRVVAVAGRTGEAVEEALMLSRFAGKVYLLCPSSSFSAPREDMERLTFQPNIEVMFNSRITSINGSGSVESLSLSGKDDPLPVDGVFLYLTGSSPVIDYTGGQLDSTPSGCLDTGPGFVTSVPGVFAAGDVLCKEIKQAIIVASEGCRAALHVDKYLRGRDKARSDYH; encoded by the coding sequence ATGAGTGAGACTCTCTACGACGTCGTCATCGTCGGCGGCGGCCCCGCCGGATCTTCGGCGGCTATCTACACTGCAAGGGCGGACCTGCGTACCATCGTTCTCGACAAGGATCCCCATGCCGGAGCTCTTGGCATGGCCCACGTCATCGCGAACTATCCTGGCGTGCGTTCCGGTATTTCAGGCATGGAACTGCTCCTGACGATGAGAAGCCAGGCGGAATCCTTCGGCGCTGAATTCGCCAGGGAAAAAGTGATCGGTCTCGATCTGCGGGAACATGTAAAAAAAGCGTTCACGGCGTCAGGGAAAATGTTTTCCGGAAGAACGCTGCTGCTTGCCACGGGCTCCATGGGCAAGAGTTCCGAAATCGACGGCGAGCGGGAGCTTGTCGGCGCCGGGGTGAGTTACTGCGCGACCTGTGACGCGGCGTTCTACAAAGGCAGGGTCGTCGCGGTCGCGGGTCGCACGGGAGAGGCCGTGGAGGAAGCGTTGATGCTTTCACGTTTTGCCGGCAAGGTATATCTCCTTTGCCCTTCCTCATCGTTTTCCGCTCCGCGTGAGGATATGGAGCGGTTGACGTTCCAGCCGAACATTGAAGTCATGTTCAACAGCCGCATTACCTCGATAAACGGTTCAGGGAGCGTTGAGTCCCTGAGTCTTTCCGGAAAAGACGATCCGCTTCCTGTCGACGGCGTGTTCCTCTATCTCACGGGATCTTCTCCGGTGATAGACTATACGGGTGGTCAGCTCGATAGCACTCCGTCAGGCTGTCTCGATACAGGGCCCGGTTTCGTTACTTCGGTTCCTGGCGTGTTCGCGGCCGGAGACGTATTGTGCAAGGAGATAAAGCAGGCGATCATCGTCGCGTCTGAAGGGTGTCGCGCGGCGCTCCATGTGGACAAGTACCTGAGAGGTCGCGACAAGGCGAGGAGCGATTATCATTGA
- the bchC gene encoding chlorophyll synthesis pathway protein BchC: protein MKSKAIVFTGVRRIEVQNVTLKPVSPTDVLVETCWSSISTGTEKMAFNGLIPSPPFIFPFIPGYETVGRITEVGDHVNETLIGKYAYIAGSFGYADVNAAFGGASQFIVCPVESVTVLDGISNPKCGIALPLGATALHFMDLGEVKGKKVLVLGQGAVGILAVQLARHMGATLVAATEPVQHRLDYSTADLTVNPATQDVSAALAGHEFDIMIDSTGVMNAIETGLRFLKFHGKVIFGGYYQRMNIDYSQAFDKELSFIAAKQWAKGDLLRVRELIRKGNLRAEKIFTHSHAVNGDLSEAYHQAFNDPNCLKMILNWTDAE, encoded by the coding sequence ATGAAATCAAAAGCGATAGTCTTTACCGGCGTACGGCGGATCGAGGTACAAAACGTCACCCTGAAACCGGTGTCGCCCACTGACGTGCTCGTGGAAACCTGCTGGTCGTCGATCAGCACCGGAACCGAGAAAATGGCTTTCAACGGCCTGATCCCCTCGCCGCCGTTCATATTTCCGTTCATTCCGGGTTACGAAACGGTCGGCCGGATCACCGAGGTCGGAGACCATGTCAACGAAACCCTGATCGGCAAATACGCATACATCGCGGGTTCCTTCGGCTACGCCGACGTCAATGCGGCTTTCGGAGGAGCCTCGCAGTTCATCGTCTGCCCCGTGGAAAGCGTTACGGTGCTCGACGGCATCAGCAATCCCAAATGCGGCATAGCGCTGCCGCTGGGGGCGACCGCCCTGCACTTCATGGATCTCGGGGAAGTCAAGGGGAAAAAAGTTCTTGTGCTCGGCCAGGGCGCTGTGGGTATCCTGGCGGTACAGCTCGCCCGGCATATGGGAGCCACCCTCGTCGCGGCCACGGAGCCGGTCCAGCACCGTCTGGATTATTCCACAGCGGACCTCACGGTCAACCCCGCGACACAGGACGTCTCCGCCGCTCTCGCCGGCCACGAGTTCGATATCATGATCGACAGCACGGGCGTCATGAACGCCATCGAAACCGGCCTGCGTTTCCTGAAATTCCACGGGAAGGTTATTTTCGGCGGTTATTACCAGAGAATGAACATCGACTATTCCCAGGCCTTCGACAAGGAACTCTCCTTCATCGCGGCAAAACAGTGGGCGAAAGGCGACCTTTTGCGCGTCAGGGAGCTTATCCGCAAGGGAAACCTGCGCGCCGAAAAAATATTCACGCACAGCCACGCCGTCAACGGCGACCTGTCCGAAGCCTACCATCAGGCGTTCAACGATCCCAACTGCCTGAAAATGATCCTGAACTGGACAGACGCCGAATGA
- the bshB1 gene encoding bacillithiol biosynthesis deacetylase BshB1, with translation MVTEQETVYALAFGAHPDDVELSCGATLLKIMDEGRNVAVCDLTRGEMGTLGTQETREAEGSQAAKVMGYSERLRLDLGDSCIRSDRDALEQVISVIRRLRPRVVFTNPPDERHPDHAKASRLVSEAVFYAGLKKLSTNWEGTEQTPHRPAHLLHYMQYRHFEPSLIVDVSKTFERSRKGVLAFASQFYREGLTDRPETLIQRREFLSGLEARARYLGEQIGVLYGEGFSLPGPLGVSDFTAFFSEK, from the coding sequence GTGGTGACAGAACAGGAAACCGTGTACGCCCTCGCTTTCGGCGCCCATCCCGACGACGTGGAGCTTTCCTGCGGAGCGACGCTGCTGAAAATCATGGACGAAGGGCGCAACGTAGCCGTCTGCGACCTGACCAGAGGAGAAATGGGGACTCTCGGCACGCAGGAGACCCGCGAGGCCGAGGGATCGCAGGCGGCGAAAGTCATGGGATACAGCGAGCGTCTGCGACTTGACCTGGGCGACTCCTGCATCAGGAGCGACCGGGATGCGCTGGAACAGGTCATCTCGGTCATCCGCCGCCTCAGACCTCGCGTCGTATTCACCAACCCTCCAGACGAAAGACACCCTGACCATGCGAAAGCCTCGCGTCTTGTCTCCGAAGCGGTGTTCTACGCCGGCCTGAAAAAGCTTTCCACGAACTGGGAAGGAACCGAGCAGACGCCCCACCGGCCTGCGCATCTGCTCCACTACATGCAGTACCGTCATTTCGAGCCGTCGCTGATCGTCGATGTCTCGAAAACCTTCGAACGTTCGAGGAAAGGCGTTCTCGCCTTCGCTTCACAGTTTTACCGGGAAGGACTCACCGACCGGCCTGAAACGCTCATACAGCGCAGGGAATTCCTCAGCGGCCTGGAAGCGCGGGCGCGCTACCTCGGCGAACAGATTGGCGTTCTTTACGGAGAGGGCTTCTCCCTTCCCGGTCCCCTCGGCGTAAGCGACTTCACCGCCTTTTTTTCGGAGAAATGA
- a CDS encoding ABC transporter substrate-binding protein — protein MQKIVFSLAILFSLSLFSACSSNNGSTRTDHIAVGVAADFDYLNPLLIQLSLSREVCALIFPTLVKPSYDTENGSIEFLPAAAETWEFSENGKKAIFHLRKDMVWEDGEPVTAGDFKFSYRLYADPRIASTRQHYLDDLLQDPEGNIDFDKSVETPDEFTLVLNFRAPLAPAIVLDHFNDLMPVAQHIFGQIPADEIRMKAAETPVIGAGPFRVKQWARQQKLVLESSSTSVLPHPAAIPMLSFVIVPEYTTRLAMLKSGQLDALVSAGGINPKDVGDLQKNSPGIVITPVKNRYFDSIVWLAIDGERYRESKEIRPNVFFGDKRVRQAMTHAIDRQAIIDGFMGPDHATIVNTSLSPAYASLTDNSLRPYEYDPRQALSLLSEAGWKPGPDGILRKNGTKFSIALAAPAGNPRRNYAATIIQQNLREIGIACEIRVDENLVFLKSQNEFRYDAALSGLAAETLPFQLVIWGSDFENRPFNSSAFQNSELDSVISRLGTPLGENENAALWKQYQQILHEEQPRTFLYYYDELEGFSNRVKNVQVNLLSTLYNAYEWTLD, from the coding sequence ATGCAGAAAATAGTATTTTCACTGGCAATTCTTTTTTCGCTCTCCCTTTTTTCAGCCTGCAGCAGCAATAACGGAAGCACTCGAACCGACCACATAGCCGTCGGCGTCGCGGCCGATTTCGACTATCTCAATCCCCTGCTGATACAACTGTCTCTGTCCAGGGAAGTCTGCGCGCTGATCTTTCCGACCCTTGTCAAACCGTCGTACGATACCGAAAATGGATCGATCGAGTTCCTGCCGGCGGCAGCCGAAACATGGGAATTCAGCGAGAACGGCAAAAAAGCGATCTTTCATCTTCGCAAGGACATGGTCTGGGAGGACGGCGAACCGGTAACCGCCGGGGATTTCAAGTTTTCCTACCGCCTTTACGCCGACCCACGGATCGCCAGCACGAGACAGCACTATCTCGACGATCTCCTTCAGGACCCTGAAGGAAATATCGATTTCGACAAGAGCGTGGAAACGCCGGACGAATTCACGCTCGTGCTCAACTTCCGCGCACCACTCGCCCCGGCAATCGTCCTCGACCACTTCAACGACCTGATGCCGGTCGCGCAGCATATTTTCGGACAGATTCCCGCCGACGAAATCCGCATGAAAGCCGCTGAAACGCCGGTCATCGGTGCGGGTCCGTTCAGGGTGAAACAATGGGCGCGCCAGCAAAAACTCGTGCTCGAATCCAGCTCGACCTCGGTACTGCCGCACCCCGCCGCGATTCCGATGCTGAGTTTCGTCATCGTCCCTGAATATACCACGCGCCTGGCGATGCTGAAATCCGGCCAGCTCGACGCACTGGTTTCAGCGGGCGGAATAAACCCCAAGGATGTCGGAGACCTCCAGAAAAACAGCCCCGGCATCGTCATTACCCCCGTGAAAAACCGCTATTTCGACAGCATTGTCTGGCTCGCGATCGACGGCGAACGCTACCGCGAATCGAAAGAGATACGTCCCAACGTCTTTTTCGGCGACAAACGGGTGCGCCAGGCGATGACCCATGCCATCGACCGCCAGGCGATCATCGACGGCTTCATGGGCCCCGATCACGCGACCATCGTCAACACCTCCCTTTCGCCTGCATACGCGTCCCTGACGGACAATTCGCTGCGGCCATACGAGTACGACCCTCGGCAAGCCCTGTCACTGCTCAGTGAAGCTGGCTGGAAGCCCGGTCCGGACGGGATTCTCCGCAAAAACGGCACAAAATTCTCCATCGCGCTCGCCGCCCCCGCGGGCAACCCCCGCAGGAATTACGCGGCGACGATCATTCAGCAGAACCTTCGCGAAATCGGCATCGCATGCGAAATCCGGGTCGACGAAAACCTCGTATTTCTCAAAAGTCAGAACGAGTTCCGCTACGACGCCGCGCTTTCGGGCCTCGCCGCAGAGACCTTGCCTTTTCAGCTTGTCATCTGGGGCTCCGATTTCGAAAACCGGCCGTTCAACTCGTCGGCGTTTCAGAACAGTGAACTCGACAGCGTCATCTCCAGACTCGGCACACCGCTCGGCGAAAACGAAAACGCCGCCCTGTGGAAGCAATACCAGCAAATCCTGCACGAGGAACAGCCAAGAACCTTTCTCTACTATTACGATGAGCTGGAAGGCTTCAGCAACCGTGTGAAAAACGTGCAAGTCAACCTGCTTTCAACGCTATACAACGCTTACGAATGGACTCTCGACTAA
- the dut gene encoding dUTP diphosphatase, producing the protein MLKVKIVRLNQKAVLPVYATAHAAGMDLTACLDDPVTIEPFTTELIPTGLSIELPEGYEAQLRPRSGLALRNMISLPNAPATIDADYRGEVKVILVNYGREPFVVRHGERIAQMVVARHEQVELDEVDSLSETRRGSGGFGHTGV; encoded by the coding sequence ATGCTAAAGGTAAAAATTGTGCGTCTAAATCAGAAAGCGGTTCTTCCCGTATACGCTACCGCGCATGCCGCGGGCATGGACCTCACGGCATGTCTCGACGATCCGGTGACCATAGAGCCGTTCACGACCGAACTGATCCCGACAGGTCTTTCGATTGAACTTCCAGAAGGTTATGAGGCGCAGCTACGTCCGCGAAGCGGTCTTGCGCTCAGAAACATGATCTCGCTCCCCAATGCGCCCGCCACGATCGATGCCGACTATCGGGGGGAGGTGAAGGTCATCCTCGTCAATTACGGCAGGGAACCGTTCGTGGTTCGCCACGGTGAAAGGATAGCGCAGATGGTCGTGGCCCGACACGAACAGGTCGAACTCGATGAAGTCGATTCGCTTTCGGAGACCCGCCGCGGCAGCGGAGGTTTCGGACACACGGGCGTATAA
- a CDS encoding sigma-54-dependent transcriptional regulator: MLPSYKQNKSEQKQPKRHYRVLIADDEKSTRILLTHFLKKMGYEPVDAIDGEECIEILEREHIDLLLLDITMPKKDGFAVMSYLQDKGLSLPVIMVTASHDIPQTVKCIKMGAYEYLTKPLDVDRLQIVLRNAITESELYNKVSQLKKELKSKEIFRNIVGESPAIRQAMEHALQVMETELNVLILGESGTGKELFAQAIHEGSRRKNGPFVTINCAAITNELADSLLFGHVKGSFTGANADHTGFFEQADGGTIFLDEIGDMSLDIQAKVLRVLQEKKIRRVGEKKERSVDFRVISATHRNFSQAISNNSFRDDLYYRLEEYPLYIPPLRDRKEDILLIAKHFLEEFCSANNLKPLTMSAEAVAEMIEHDWPGNVRELKNAIQRTAIRSKQTGEITSITQPGTRPFNQVEKPVPAANPADRKAPPPPGEKPGAIQSLGEIERLAIEKAYEACDRNPTKTAKVLGIGRATLYRKLKKFGLN, from the coding sequence GTGTTACCGTCATACAAGCAGAACAAATCCGAGCAGAAGCAACCGAAGAGGCATTACAGGGTACTGATTGCGGATGACGAAAAGTCAACCCGTATCCTCCTCACCCATTTTCTCAAGAAGATGGGATACGAGCCTGTCGACGCAATAGACGGCGAAGAGTGCATCGAAATCCTCGAAAGAGAGCATATCGACCTCCTGCTGCTCGATATCACCATGCCGAAAAAAGACGGATTCGCCGTAATGTCGTATCTCCAGGACAAGGGCCTCTCGCTTCCGGTCATCATGGTCACCGCCTCTCACGACATCCCGCAGACAGTCAAATGCATCAAGATGGGGGCATACGAATACCTCACCAAGCCGCTCGATGTCGACCGGCTGCAGATCGTCCTCAGAAACGCCATTACGGAATCCGAGCTTTATAACAAGGTTTCACAGCTCAAAAAAGAGTTGAAAAGCAAGGAGATTTTCCGCAATATCGTCGGAGAAAGCCCGGCAATCCGCCAGGCGATGGAACACGCCCTGCAAGTCATGGAAACCGAGCTGAACGTCCTGATCCTCGGGGAAAGCGGTACGGGCAAGGAACTTTTCGCGCAGGCGATCCACGAAGGCAGCAGAAGGAAGAACGGCCCGTTCGTCACCATCAACTGCGCCGCCATAACGAACGAGCTCGCCGACAGCCTGCTCTTCGGACATGTGAAGGGATCATTCACCGGTGCGAATGCGGATCACACGGGGTTTTTCGAACAGGCTGACGGAGGAACCATCTTTCTCGACGAAATCGGAGACATGAGCCTCGACATCCAGGCAAAAGTCCTGCGCGTGCTGCAGGAGAAAAAAATCAGACGGGTGGGCGAGAAAAAGGAAAGAAGCGTCGATTTCAGGGTCATCTCGGCAACCCACAGGAATTTCAGCCAGGCGATCAGCAACAACTCTTTCCGCGACGACCTGTACTACCGCCTGGAAGAATACCCTCTCTACATCCCTCCGCTGAGGGATCGCAAGGAGGACATTCTGCTGATCGCGAAGCATTTTCTCGAAGAATTCTGCAGCGCGAACAACCTCAAACCGCTGACCATGTCGGCGGAAGCCGTGGCGGAAATGATCGAACACGACTGGCCTGGCAACGTTCGCGAACTCAAAAACGCGATCCAGAGAACCGCCATACGCAGCAAACAAACCGGGGAGATCACCTCGATCACGCAACCAGGGACACGGCCATTCAACCAGGTTGAAAAACCGGTGCCGGCCGCGAACCCGGCCGACCGGAAGGCGCCCCCCCCTCCTGGCGAAAAACCCGGGGCAATCCAGAGCCTCGGCGAGATAGAAAGGCTCGCCATCGAGAAAGCGTACGAAGCCTGCGACCGCAATCCTACAAAAACAGCCAAGGTTCTCGGCATCGGAAGGGCCACGCTTTACAGAAAGCTGAAAAAGTTCGGTCTGAACTGA
- a CDS encoding TIGR04282 family arsenosugar biosynthesis glycosyltransferase, which yields MDTPLLIVFSRNPEKGKVKTRLASATCDDFALGVYEKLRAITKRAISGYGGDIAVYYSDHLPERDLLSTSATAVFVQKGEDLGRRMLNAFRQAFSDGYKRVALIGTDCPGLSAEILCDAFSLLEMNEAVIGPAEDGGYYLIGLRSLVPALFTARQWSTPCVCDEAIETLEQQGMGIALLPELRDIDTLDDLLRNGLD from the coding sequence ATGGATACGCCACTGCTTATCGTTTTCAGCCGGAATCCCGAAAAGGGCAAAGTGAAAACGCGCCTGGCCTCCGCGACCTGCGACGATTTCGCGCTCGGCGTCTACGAAAAGCTCAGGGCGATCACGAAACGGGCCATCAGCGGATACGGGGGCGATATCGCCGTCTACTACTCCGATCACCTTCCCGAAAGAGACCTGCTCTCCACTTCGGCTACCGCCGTTTTCGTGCAGAAAGGCGAAGACCTCGGCAGACGCATGCTCAACGCTTTCCGACAGGCGTTCTCGGACGGTTACAAACGCGTCGCCCTGATCGGGACCGACTGCCCCGGCCTGTCGGCCGAAATCCTGTGCGACGCGTTCTCCCTGCTTGAAATGAACGAAGCGGTTATCGGACCGGCCGAGGACGGCGGCTACTACCTTATTGGACTGCGCTCACTCGTTCCCGCCCTGTTCACCGCAAGACAGTGGAGCACGCCGTGCGTCTGCGACGAGGCGATCGAAACGCTCGAACAGCAAGGCATGGGCATTGCCCTTCTGCCGGAACTTCGGGACATCGACACGCTCGACGACCTTCTGCGGAACGGGCTCGATTGA
- a CDS encoding TIGR04283 family arsenosugar biosynthesis glycosyltransferase, translating into MKTSIIIPTFEEERNISGTLTGICRALGNRSDTEIIVSDAGEDRTSAIASGFPVRVVRSPKGRAVQMNRGAAAATGDLLYFIHADTQPPACFVETILSSVNDGSEAGCFQLTFDDPHWLMQAYGWFTRFPFPVCRGGDQSLFITKSLFERIGGFDESLQVMEDIDIIERIEKETPFRILPRSVVTSARKYRVNGRVRLQVIFGFIHLFYALGFDQDIIAKYYSDNIE; encoded by the coding sequence ATGAAAACCAGCATCATCATTCCGACATTCGAGGAGGAGAGGAATATATCCGGCACGCTTACCGGCATCTGCCGGGCGCTGGGAAATCGCAGCGACACGGAGATCATCGTCAGCGACGCCGGGGAAGATCGGACCTCGGCCATAGCCTCCGGCTTCCCTGTCCGCGTCGTCCGCTCCCCGAAAGGTCGCGCCGTCCAGATGAACCGCGGAGCGGCGGCGGCGACGGGAGACCTGCTCTACTTTATCCATGCCGATACGCAACCCCCCGCATGTTTCGTCGAGACGATACTCTCCTCGGTGAACGACGGCTCCGAAGCGGGGTGCTTCCAACTGACTTTCGACGATCCGCACTGGCTGATGCAGGCATACGGCTGGTTCACCCGTTTTCCGTTTCCGGTCTGCCGCGGCGGCGACCAGTCTCTCTTCATCACAAAATCCCTTTTCGAGCGGATAGGAGGTTTCGACGAGTCCCTGCAAGTCATGGAGGACATAGACATCATCGAAAGAATAGAAAAGGAAACCCCGTTCAGGATCCTGCCTCGCAGCGTGGTGACCTCCGCGAGAAAATACCGGGTGAACGGCAGGGTCAGGCTGCAGGTGATTTTCGGGTTCATCCACCTGTTTTACGCGCTCGGCTTCGACCAGGACATCATCGCGAAATACTACTCGGACAACATCGAATGA